In the genome of Cronobacter malonaticus LMG 23826, one region contains:
- a CDS encoding xylose ABC transporter ATP-binding protein, producing MPYLLEMKNITKAFGAVKAVDNVSLALAPGEVMSLCGENGSGKSTLMKVLCGIYPWGSYEGEITFAGEPLKPAHIRDTERKGIAIIHQELALVKNLTVLENIFLGAEITRHGVLDYDAMTVRCEKLLAQVSLFVSPHTRTGDLGLGQQQLVEIAKALNKQVRLLVLDEPTASLTEQETALLLDIIRDLQQHDIACIYISHKLNEVKAISDTICVIRDGKPVGTRPAAQMSEEEIIAMMVGRELTALYPSEPHTPGDEILRVENLTAWHPVNRHIRRVSELSFSLRRGEILGIAGLVGAGRTEAMQCLFGVWPGRWQGDIFIDGKPVSLRNCQQAIAHGIAMVPEDRKKDGIVPVMAVGQNITLAALDEFSGPLSALDAAAEQQCILDSLQRLKVKTASPMLAIGRLSGGNQQKAILARCLLLNPRILILDEPTRGIDIGAKYEIYKLIHQLVQQGIAVIVISSELPEVLGLSDRVLVMHEGRLKANLINRHLTQEQVMEAALRSDRHVEKQSV from the coding sequence ATGCCTTATTTACTCGAAATGAAAAATATCACCAAAGCCTTCGGTGCCGTTAAAGCGGTCGATAACGTATCGCTCGCGCTGGCCCCAGGCGAGGTGATGTCGCTGTGCGGTGAAAATGGCTCTGGCAAATCAACGCTGATGAAAGTGCTGTGCGGGATCTACCCCTGGGGCAGCTATGAAGGCGAAATCACGTTTGCCGGTGAGCCACTCAAGCCAGCCCATATCCGTGATACCGAGCGCAAAGGGATAGCGATTATTCACCAGGAACTGGCGCTGGTAAAAAATCTGACAGTGCTGGAGAACATCTTCCTGGGCGCGGAAATCACGCGCCACGGCGTGCTGGATTACGACGCCATGACGGTGCGCTGCGAAAAACTGCTGGCGCAGGTGAGCCTGTTTGTCTCTCCGCATACCCGAACGGGCGATCTCGGCCTTGGGCAGCAGCAACTGGTGGAGATCGCGAAAGCGCTGAACAAACAGGTGCGTCTGCTGGTATTGGATGAACCCACGGCGTCACTCACCGAGCAGGAGACCGCGCTGTTGCTGGATATCATTCGGGATCTTCAGCAACACGATATCGCCTGTATTTACATCTCCCACAAGCTGAATGAAGTAAAAGCGATATCCGACACCATTTGCGTCATCAGGGATGGCAAACCGGTCGGCACACGCCCGGCTGCGCAAATGAGTGAAGAGGAGATCATCGCTATGATGGTAGGCCGCGAACTGACGGCCCTCTACCCGAGCGAGCCTCATACGCCTGGTGATGAAATCCTGCGTGTGGAGAACCTGACGGCATGGCACCCGGTGAACCGCCACATCAGGCGCGTCAGCGAGCTCTCGTTTTCGCTGCGCCGTGGTGAAATTCTCGGCATCGCGGGGCTGGTCGGTGCCGGGCGCACCGAAGCGATGCAGTGTCTGTTCGGCGTCTGGCCAGGGCGCTGGCAGGGCGACATTTTTATCGACGGCAAGCCGGTATCGCTTCGCAACTGCCAACAGGCCATCGCCCACGGGATCGCGATGGTGCCGGAGGATCGCAAAAAAGACGGCATTGTGCCGGTGATGGCGGTTGGCCAGAACATTACGCTCGCCGCGCTCGATGAGTTCAGCGGACCGCTCAGCGCGCTGGATGCGGCGGCGGAACAACAGTGCATTCTTGATTCGCTACAGCGCCTGAAAGTGAAAACCGCGTCGCCAATGCTGGCTATAGGCCGTCTGAGCGGCGGCAATCAGCAAAAAGCAATTCTCGCGCGCTGCCTGCTACTAAACCCTCGCATTCTTATTCTGGATGAACCCACGCGCGGCATAGATATCGGTGCCAAATATGAAATCTACAAACTGATTCATCAACTGGTGCAGCAGGGTATCGCCGTCATTGTTATCTCATCGGAACTGCCGGAAGTGCTCGGTCTCAGCGACCGGGTGCTGGTGATGCATGAAGGCCGACTCAAAGCCAATCTAATCAACCGCCATCTGACACAGGAACAGGTGATGGAAGCCGCCCTTAGGAGCGATCGCCATGTCGAAAAGCAATCCGTCTGA
- a CDS encoding alpha-amylase has protein sequence MNLSPLALLLLPGIALAQWSAPDLPAFQEKTPGVFTSQGPLAKGAQPLRLTMDNACWQPAGPVKLNQMLSLTPCVDPAPEWRRFRDGNYKVQIDTRSGTPTLMLSVEQEAQKAVAEVTRQCPKWDGKPLTVSVKETFPEGSVVRDFYSGNTATVTQGQITLTPAPGSNGLLLLERAEASSQAAFNWHNATVYFVLTDRFVNGDPTNDNSYGRHKDGMQEIGTFHGGDLKGLTSKLDYLQTLGVNALWISSPLEQIHGWVGGGTKGDFPHYAYHGYYPQDWTKLDANMGTPDDLRQLVDEAHRRGIRVLFDVVMNHTGYATLADMQQFQFGALYLKGDELKKTLGENWTDWRPGQGQNWHSFNDYINFSDKAAWEKWWGKKWIRTDIGDYDSPGFDDLTLSLTFLPDLKTESTQPSGLPNFYQHKPDTAAQLIDGATPRDYLTRWLSQWVRDYGIDGFRVDTAKHVELAAWQQLKNEASAALVEWKAKNPDKKPDDAPFWMTGEAWGHGVMQSDYYRHGFDAMINFDYQEQAAKAADCFANIDMVWQQMAEKLQGFNALSYLSSHDTRLFREGGPRAAELLLLTPGAVEIFYGDESERPFGPTGSDPLQGTRSDMNWQDLNGKSAATLAHWQKLGQFRARHPAIGGGKQTTLSLKQGYGFIRQQGDDTVMVVWAGQQ, from the coding sequence ATGAACCTCTCCCCTCTCGCACTGCTACTGCTGCCGGGCATCGCGCTCGCACAGTGGTCCGCTCCCGACCTGCCTGCGTTTCAGGAAAAAACCCCCGGCGTATTTACAAGCCAGGGGCCGCTGGCGAAAGGCGCGCAGCCGCTGCGCCTGACGATGGATAATGCGTGCTGGCAACCCGCCGGGCCTGTCAAACTCAACCAGATGCTCTCACTGACGCCATGCGTTGACCCGGCCCCCGAGTGGCGGCGTTTTCGCGACGGCAATTATAAGGTGCAGATAGACACGCGATCCGGCACGCCGACCCTGATGTTAAGCGTCGAGCAGGAAGCGCAAAAGGCGGTCGCGGAAGTGACACGCCAATGCCCGAAATGGGACGGCAAACCGCTCACAGTCTCCGTAAAAGAGACGTTCCCGGAAGGCAGCGTGGTGCGGGACTTCTACAGCGGCAATACCGCCACGGTCACGCAGGGGCAAATTACGCTGACACCTGCGCCCGGCAGCAACGGGCTTCTGCTGCTGGAGCGCGCAGAAGCTTCTTCGCAGGCCGCGTTCAACTGGCATAACGCCACCGTCTATTTCGTCCTGACCGATCGCTTTGTGAACGGCGACCCGACCAATGACAACAGCTATGGCCGCCATAAAGATGGCATGCAGGAGATCGGCACGTTTCACGGCGGCGATCTCAAAGGGCTGACCAGCAAACTGGATTATCTGCAAACGCTCGGCGTCAATGCATTATGGATAAGCTCGCCGCTGGAGCAGATCCACGGCTGGGTCGGCGGCGGCACTAAAGGCGATTTCCCACATTACGCCTACCACGGCTACTACCCGCAGGACTGGACGAAACTGGATGCCAACATGGGCACGCCGGACGATTTACGCCAGCTGGTCGATGAAGCGCACCGGCGCGGCATTCGTGTCTTATTCGATGTGGTGATGAACCACACGGGCTACGCCACGCTCGCCGATATGCAGCAATTCCAGTTCGGCGCGCTTTACCTGAAAGGCGACGAGCTGAAAAAGACGCTGGGTGAAAACTGGACCGACTGGCGCCCGGGACAAGGCCAGAACTGGCACAGCTTCAATGACTATATTAATTTCAGCGATAAAGCCGCCTGGGAAAAATGGTGGGGTAAAAAGTGGATCCGCACGGATATCGGTGACTACGACAGCCCCGGCTTTGACGATCTCACGCTGTCGCTCACCTTTTTACCGGACCTGAAAACGGAATCGACGCAGCCCTCCGGCCTGCCAAACTTTTACCAGCACAAGCCGGATACCGCGGCGCAGCTTATCGACGGCGCCACGCCGCGCGATTACCTGACACGCTGGCTCAGCCAGTGGGTGCGCGATTACGGTATCGACGGTTTCCGCGTGGATACGGCAAAACATGTTGAGCTGGCCGCCTGGCAGCAGCTGAAAAACGAGGCCAGCGCAGCGCTCGTTGAATGGAAAGCGAAAAATCCGGATAAAAAGCCCGATGACGCGCCGTTCTGGATGACCGGCGAGGCCTGGGGTCACGGCGTAATGCAGAGCGATTACTACCGCCACGGCTTCGATGCGATGATTAACTTCGATTACCAGGAGCAGGCCGCGAAAGCCGCCGACTGCTTCGCGAATATCGATATGGTCTGGCAGCAGATGGCGGAAAAACTCCAGGGGTTCAATGCGCTGAGCTATCTCTCTTCTCACGATACACGATTGTTCCGCGAAGGCGGGCCGCGGGCGGCAGAACTGCTTTTGCTCACGCCCGGCGCGGTGGAGATTTTTTACGGCGACGAAAGTGAGCGGCCTTTCGGCCCAACCGGCTCCGATCCGCTCCAGGGTACGCGATCCGATATGAACTGGCAGGATCTCAATGGCAAAAGCGCGGCGACGCTCGCGCACTGGCAAAAACTCGGGCAGTTCCGCGCGCGTCACCCGGCCATTGGCGGCGGTAAGCAGACCACGCTTTCGCTGAAACAGGGCTATGGGTTTATCCGCCAGCAGGGTGACGATACCGTCATGGTCGTCTGGGCCGGCCAGCAGTAA
- a CDS encoding protein bax: MISTSIRRLGAALCMLATLAFSGEVLATQHTTKKSHTVHVTKTSGKKLASSKKEYSRNSVISGSLPDLRKYPSGTPRKKAFLRTVMPYITSQNAAISAERNWLISKQYDAQWSPAERARLKDIAKRYKVKWNGNTRRVPWNTLFERVDIIPASMVATMAAAESGWGTSKLARNNNNLFGMKCASKRCNNEPGKVKGYSHFNSVKESVNAYAVNLNTHPAYASFRKSRLQLRKADQEVTASNMIHKLKGYSTKGKSYNNYLFAMYQDNQHLLATN; the protein is encoded by the coding sequence ATGATATCGACTTCAATTCGACGATTAGGGGCGGCTCTGTGTATGTTAGCCACCCTGGCATTTTCGGGTGAAGTGCTGGCAACGCAGCACACAACGAAAAAGAGCCACACAGTACACGTTACAAAGACAAGCGGTAAAAAACTGGCAAGCAGTAAAAAAGAGTATTCTCGCAATAGTGTAATAAGTGGTTCACTGCCTGATTTGCGAAAATACCCTTCCGGAACACCACGGAAAAAAGCGTTTCTCCGGACCGTAATGCCTTACATTACCAGCCAGAATGCGGCTATTTCGGCTGAGCGTAACTGGCTTATTTCAAAGCAGTATGACGCCCAGTGGTCGCCTGCTGAACGCGCGCGCCTGAAAGATATCGCGAAGCGTTATAAGGTAAAATGGAACGGCAACACGCGCCGCGTACCGTGGAATACGCTGTTTGAACGTGTCGATATTATTCCTGCCAGCATGGTTGCGACCATGGCGGCGGCGGAAAGCGGCTGGGGAACCTCGAAACTTGCCCGTAATAACAACAACTTGTTTGGTATGAAATGCGCCAGCAAGCGTTGTAATAACGAACCAGGCAAAGTGAAAGGATATTCTCACTTTAACTCTGTTAAAGAGTCCGTTAATGCGTATGCGGTGAATCTGAATACGCATCCGGCTTATGCTTCTTTCCGCAAATCGCGTCTGCAACTGCGTAAAGCGGATCAGGAAGTGACGGCCAGTAATATGATTCATAAGCTGAAAGGCTATTCCACCAAAGGGAAAAGCTATAACAATTATCTGTTTGCCATGTATCAGGATAATCAGCACCTGCTGGCAACCAATTAA
- the xylH gene encoding xylose ABC transporter permease XylH: MSKSNPSEIKLATPSASSPVSFRALNKINVQVFVMIAAIVAIMLFFTFMTDGAYLSARNISNLLRQTAITGILAVGMVFVIISAEIDLSVGSMMGLLGGAAAIFDVWLGWPLPLTIVVTLLLGLLLGAWNGWWVAYRKVPSFIVTLAGMLAFRGVLIGITNGTTVSPTSPAMSQIGQSYLPGGVGFAIGALGLTLFIFWQWRGRMRRQALGLTSTPSSAVVSKQALTAVIVLGAIWLLNDYRGVPTPVLILTFLLLAGMFMALHTAFGRRIYAIGGNIDAARLSGINVERTKLAVFAINGVMVAIAGLILSSRLGAGSPSAGNIAELDAIAACVIGGTSLAGGVGSVAGAVMGAFIMASLDNGMSMMDVPTFWQYIVKGAILLLAVWMDSATRRRA; this comes from the coding sequence ATGTCGAAAAGCAATCCGTCTGAAATCAAGCTGGCCACGCCGTCGGCCTCTTCGCCGGTCTCATTCCGCGCGCTGAATAAAATCAACGTTCAGGTCTTTGTGATGATCGCGGCCATTGTGGCCATCATGCTGTTTTTTACTTTCATGACCGATGGCGCGTACCTGAGCGCCCGTAATATCTCAAACCTGCTGCGCCAGACCGCGATTACCGGCATTCTGGCCGTCGGGATGGTCTTCGTTATTATTTCCGCGGAGATCGATCTTTCTGTCGGCTCAATGATGGGCTTGCTGGGCGGGGCCGCAGCGATTTTTGACGTCTGGCTGGGCTGGCCGTTGCCGCTGACGATTGTCGTCACGCTGCTGCTCGGCCTGCTGCTGGGCGCATGGAACGGCTGGTGGGTCGCTTACCGCAAAGTCCCGTCGTTTATTGTCACGCTTGCGGGGATGCTCGCATTTCGCGGGGTGCTGATAGGCATCACCAACGGCACGACGGTGTCGCCCACAAGCCCTGCGATGTCTCAGATAGGCCAGAGCTACCTGCCGGGCGGCGTCGGCTTTGCCATCGGCGCGCTCGGGCTGACGCTGTTTATTTTCTGGCAATGGCGGGGGCGAATGCGTCGCCAGGCGCTCGGGCTGACTTCAACGCCTTCCAGTGCCGTTGTCAGCAAGCAAGCGCTGACGGCGGTGATCGTGCTCGGTGCCATTTGGCTGCTGAACGATTATCGCGGCGTACCTACACCTGTACTCATCCTCACTTTCCTTCTGCTGGCAGGCATGTTTATGGCGCTGCATACTGCATTTGGACGCCGTATATACGCCATCGGCGGCAACATCGACGCCGCACGGCTTTCCGGCATTAACGTAGAGCGCACTAAACTCGCGGTGTTTGCGATAAACGGTGTGATGGTCGCGATTGCCGGGTTAATTTTAAGCTCGCGCCTCGGGGCCGGATCACCCTCGGCCGGGAATATCGCCGAACTGGACGCCATCGCCGCCTGCGTTATCGGTGGCACCAGCCTTGCGGGCGGCGTCGGGAGCGTGGCGGGGGCGGTGATGGGCGCCTTTATTATGGCGTCGCTTGATAACGGCATGAGCATGATGGACGTGCCCACATTCTGGCAATACATCGTCAAAGGGGCCATTTTGCTGCTGGCGGTCTGGATGGATTCCGCGACCCGCCGACGCGCATAA
- the xylF gene encoding D-xylose ABC transporter substrate-binding protein, with amino-acid sequence MKIKQLILTLCASLVLTSFSGIAKDVKIGMAIDDLRLERWQKDRDIFVSKAESLGAKVFVQSANGNEETQMSQIENMINRGVDVLVIIPYNGQVLSNVVAEAKREGIKVLAYDRMINNADIDFYISFDNEKVGELQAQSLVDKVPQGNYFLMGGSPVDNNARLFRDGQMKVLKPFIDSGKIKVVGDQWVDGWLPENALKIMENALTANNNKIDAVVASNDATAGGAIQALSAQGLAGKVAISGQDADLAGIKRIIAGTQTMTVYKPITQLANTAAEVAVELGNDKQPKSDATLNNGLKEVPARLLTPIKVDKSNIESTVIKDGFHKKSEL; translated from the coding sequence ATGAAAATAAAGCAGCTTATTCTTACCCTGTGCGCGTCGCTGGTGTTGACCAGCTTCAGCGGCATCGCAAAAGACGTCAAAATTGGCATGGCGATTGACGACCTGCGCCTTGAGCGCTGGCAGAAAGACCGCGACATTTTCGTCAGTAAAGCAGAATCACTGGGCGCTAAAGTGTTTGTGCAGTCGGCGAACGGCAATGAAGAAACCCAAATGTCGCAGATTGAAAACATGATCAACCGCGGCGTGGATGTCCTGGTCATTATTCCCTACAACGGGCAGGTATTAAGTAATGTTGTCGCCGAGGCAAAACGCGAAGGAATTAAAGTGCTGGCGTATGATCGTATGATCAATAACGCCGATATTGACTTCTATATTTCTTTCGACAATGAAAAAGTAGGCGAACTCCAGGCGCAAAGCCTGGTCGACAAAGTGCCGCAAGGGAATTATTTTCTGATGGGCGGGTCGCCGGTCGATAATAATGCGCGCCTGTTCCGTGATGGCCAGATGAAAGTTCTTAAGCCGTTTATTGATAGTGGGAAAATAAAAGTCGTCGGCGATCAGTGGGTGGATGGCTGGTTACCAGAAAATGCGCTGAAAATAATGGAAAACGCGCTGACCGCGAACAATAACAAAATCGATGCTGTGGTGGCCTCTAATGACGCGACCGCAGGCGGTGCTATTCAGGCGCTGAGCGCGCAAGGGCTTGCCGGGAAAGTCGCTATCTCTGGTCAGGATGCCGACCTTGCCGGGATCAAACGCATCATCGCTGGCACACAAACCATGACGGTCTATAAACCGATCACGCAGCTTGCCAATACGGCCGCAGAAGTCGCGGTGGAGCTTGGCAACGACAAGCAGCCTAAATCTGACGCCACACTTAATAACGGGCTGAAAGAAGTCCCCGCGCGCCTGTTAACCCCCATCAAGGTGGATAAATCCAATATTGAATCCACCGTCATTAAAGACGGCTTCCATAAGAAGAGCGAACTGTAA
- the xylR gene encoding D-xylose utilization transcriptional activator XylR (D-xylose enhances binding of XylR to the xyl promoter and activates transcription.) produces MFEKRHRITLLFNANKAYDRQVVEGVGEYLQASQSEWDIFMEEDFRTRIENIKEWLGDGVIADFDDPEIEKLLKDVEVPIVGVGGSYHRPEHYPPVHYIATDNYALVESAFLHLKEKGVHRFAFYGLPSSSGKRWAAEREHAFSELVAREKYRGVIYQGLETAPENWQHAQNRLSDWLQTLPPQTGIIAVTDARARHLLQVCEHLHIPVPEKLCVIGIDNEELTRYLSRVALSSVAQGTRQMGYQAAKLLHRLLDNENLPLQRVLVPPARVVERRSTDYRSLHDPAVIQAMHYIRNHACKGIKVEQVLDAVGISRSNLEKRFKEEVGETIHAVIHAEKLEKARSLLISTSLSINEISQMCGYPSLQYFYSVFRKEYDTTPKDYRDRFSEVMI; encoded by the coding sequence ATGTTTGAAAAGCGTCATCGCATTACGCTGCTGTTTAATGCCAACAAAGCTTATGACCGTCAGGTGGTTGAAGGCGTTGGTGAGTACCTGCAGGCTTCACAATCAGAGTGGGACATCTTCATGGAAGAGGATTTCCGCACCCGGATTGAAAATATCAAAGAGTGGCTTGGCGATGGGGTGATCGCCGATTTTGACGACCCGGAAATCGAGAAGTTGCTTAAAGATGTCGAGGTGCCGATCGTCGGCGTCGGCGGCTCTTATCATCGGCCCGAGCACTATCCGCCAGTGCATTACATCGCGACAGACAACTACGCGCTGGTCGAAAGCGCGTTTTTGCATCTGAAAGAGAAAGGCGTACACCGTTTCGCCTTCTACGGGCTCCCTTCTTCCAGCGGCAAACGCTGGGCCGCCGAGCGTGAGCACGCCTTTAGCGAACTGGTCGCGCGCGAAAAGTACCGCGGCGTGATTTATCAGGGGCTTGAAACCGCGCCGGAGAACTGGCAACACGCCCAGAACCGGCTCTCTGACTGGCTCCAGACGCTGCCGCCGCAGACCGGCATTATCGCCGTGACGGATGCGCGGGCGCGCCATCTGCTCCAGGTGTGCGAGCATTTACATATTCCGGTGCCGGAGAAACTGTGCGTTATCGGCATTGATAACGAAGAGCTGACGCGTTATCTCTCCCGCGTCGCGCTCTCGTCAGTGGCGCAGGGCACGCGCCAGATGGGTTATCAGGCTGCAAAATTACTGCATCGCCTGCTGGATAATGAAAACCTGCCGCTCCAGCGTGTGCTGGTGCCGCCTGCCCGTGTAGTGGAGCGGCGTTCAACCGATTACCGCTCGCTGCACGATCCCGCCGTCATCCAGGCGATGCACTACATCCGCAATCATGCCTGCAAAGGCATTAAAGTTGAGCAGGTGCTGGATGCGGTGGGGATTTCCCGTTCTAACCTGGAGAAGCGCTTTAAAGAAGAAGTCGGCGAAACTATTCACGCCGTGATCCATGCGGAGAAGCTGGAAAAGGCGCGCAGCCTGCTGATTTCTACTTCGTTGAGCATTAACGAAATTTCCCAGATGTGCGGCTATCCGTCGCTACAATATTTCTATTCGGTATTCAGGAAAGAGTACGACACCACGCCGAAGGATTATCGCGACAGATTCAGCGAAGTGATGATATAG